A genomic segment from Antedon mediterranea chromosome 6, ecAntMedi1.1, whole genome shotgun sequence encodes:
- the LOC140051594 gene encoding zinc transporter ZIP3-like: MSSSYTTSQHSSASQIFQPIVNTTTPNMADLMTLKVVSMGLVFASTLLGALSPILLFRSKSRTRSGPVQQSTKGRILSFCNCLAGGVFLATCFLGLFPAAQTQVQQIIKERHINHDYPVCELLVIIGFFLILIFEKCVTACTMKKKSATNDIEMMKKETPLNESSGLEHSSEDELFSTETDRLTMLQNGSSRNHHNHDQNGHSHLGGGGQINSLRSLVLLFALSIHSVFEGMALGLQNEARMVWYLLIAMIAHESLAAFALGASLLKSHATKKTFILYGVIFSVMIPFGIMLGVGVSSAQGIVAQVSSAILQAFAAGIFIYVTFFEILNHEFENERDGLWKVLFTVIGFAFLAVFEAVG, translated from the coding sequence ATGTCGTCCTCTTACACAACATCTCAGCATTCTTCTGCTTCCCAGATCTTCCAGCCGATTGTAAATACCACCACTCCAAACATGGCAGATTTGATGACGTTAAAAGTTGTATCAATGGGACTGGTCTTTGCTTCCACACTTCTAGGTGCCTTATCTCCAATACTCCTTTTCCGATCCAAGAGCAGGACCAGATCTGGACCTGTTCAACAAAGTACCAAAGGTAGAATTCTAAGTTTCTGTAATTGCTTAGCTGGTGGTGTATTCCTTGCAACCTGTTTCCTAGGCTTATTTCCAGCTGCACAGACACAAGTACAACAAATTATCAAAGAAAGACACATTAATCATGATTATCCTGTTTGTGAATTGCTAGTTATAATTGGTTTCTTTCTAATTctgatttttgaaaaatgtgtgACAGCAtgtacaatgaaaaaaaaatcggcAACGAATGACATCGAAATGATGAAAAAGGAAACGCCTTTAAATGAAAGTAGTGGACTAGAACATTCAAGCGAAGATGAACTATTTAGTACTGAAACCGATAGATTGACAATGCTTCAAAATGGCAGCTCACGGAATCATCACAATCATGATCAAAATGGGCATAGTCACCTAGGTGGTGGTGGTCAAATAAACAGCCTACGATCTTTAGTTCTTTTATTTGCTTTATCGATACATTCCGTTTTTGAAGGAATGGCTCTTGGGTTACAAAATGAAGCCAGAATGGTCTGGTATCTTCTCATTGCTATGATAGCTCATGAGTCGTTAGCAGCATTCGCTTTAGGTGCTAGTTTGTTGAAATCGCATGCTActaaaaaaacttttattttatacgGAGTAATATTCTCTGTAATGATACCATTTGGAATAATGCTTGGAGTGGGAGTGAGTTCAGCTCAGGGAATCGTAGCGCAGGTGTCTTCAGCCATCCTCCAAGCTTTTGCTGCAGGCATTTTTATctatgttacattttttgaaatattaaaccATGAATTTGAAAATGAACGAGATGGCCTTTGGAAAGTGTTGTTTACCGTTATTGGATTTGCCTTTCTTGCTGTGTTTGAAGCAGTTGGGtga
- the LOC140052533 gene encoding protein amalgam-like — translation METALIFSAPGKIIQIEPMSTRTLGSKDPNARYFKESRDVVLFCIADGKPSPTVTWHRTNLQKELNDTRFKDCGQGVARIWNVKVEDTGDYVCTAANHLNDAEGDRQIVKLIIKYKPRIKPSRQLYRSGIGRYVCMACCIDAFPVPDAVTWFQNTTVLSNRQPGISITGDEKRTRLCISKIEARHYGNFTCRVTNDVGYTDVNIVLTGTPTTPTIVSSVISSWSTRYLLRWKASKRVEESHRNVIPINGFIIKYQYVWQTGEGQQVIKYISKGAIPTKSSVYEYYIENLHPDWSYKATVSSTNDFGESDESTPIYFITTELLVEETSKEKSLTPEKRICPQVGDMASALPSSSRANVRSVSQLLFTFCLLSITLTFGT, via the exons ATGGAAACTGCTCTTATATTTTCAGCTCCTGgaaaaattattcaaattgaaCCGATGAGCACTCGGACTCTTGGTTCAAAGGATCCAAACGCAAGGTATTTCAAAGAGTCAAGAGACGTAGTGTTGTTCTGTATAGCAGACGGTAAGCCGTCACCGACAGTCACTTGGCATCGGACAAACCTACAAAAAGAACTCAATGATACACGATTCAAAGACTGTGGTCAAGGTGTAGCACGAATTTGGAACGTAAAAGTAGAGGATACTGGTGATTATGTATGCACAGCAGCTAACCACCTAAACGACGCCGAAGGTGACAGGCAGATTGTCAAACTTATAATCAAAT ATAAGCCGCGAATAAAACCTAGCCGACAGCTCTATCGTAGTGGTATTGGAAGATATGTTTGCATGGCCTGTTGTATCGACGCTTTTCCCGTACCTGATGCAGTTACATGGTTTCAGAACACTACGGTGCTTTCAAATCGTCAACCAGGTATTTCAATAACTGGTGACGAAAAGCGAACAAG GCTGTGTATATCCAAAATAGAAGCAAGGCATTATGGAAACTTCACTTGCAGGGTAACCAATGATGTTGGGTATACAGATGTGAACATTGTATTAACCG GAACACCAACGACGCCTACAATAGTTTCCTCTGTCATCAGTTCGTGGTCTACTCGTTATTTGTTGCGATGGAAAGCGTCGAAAAGGGTTGAAGAAAGTCATCGAAATGTTATTCCAATAAATGGATTCATCATCAAATATCAATATGTTTGGCAAACAGGG gaAGGTCAACAAGtcataaaatatataagtaAGGGTGCTATTCCTACGAAATCATCTGTTTACGAATATTACATTGAGAATCTTCACCCTGATTGGAGCTATAAAGCTACTGTCTCTTCTACCAACGATTTTGGAGAAAGTGATGAATCAACCCCGATATATTTCATAACGACAG AGTTATTGGTAGAAGAAACTTCAAAAGAGAAATCGCTAACACCAG AAAAAAGAATCTGTCCTCAAGTTGGAGACATGGCTTCAGCTCTACCTTCATCGTCACGTGCCAATGTGCGATCGGTGTCTCAACTCCTATTTACTTTCTGCTTACTTTCTATTACATTAACATTTGGAACATAA